The Bacteroidota bacterium genome segment GCGGTGATATTTTTAAATCTCATGAAGAACAGATCGAATTACTGCACCGCTTTACGCGCGGAATGCACAGCTTCAGCATAACCGCAGCATTCGTTTGGCCTGAGGTCATAGATTTTTCCCAGCATCGGGTGATGCTCGATGTGGCAGGAGGCTCAGCCGCTCATTCGATTGGTGCGGCATCAAAGTTACAAAATCTGAAAGTTATATTTCTGGATTTTCGTCAGGTATGCGAAGTGGCTCAGGAATATATTAATCAATATAGCCTGCAGGAGCGGATTAAAACACAAGAAATCAATATCTGGAGTGATCATTGGCCATCGGCTGATCTGCATTTTTTCTCAGATGTCTATCACCATTGGATGCCGGAAAAGTGTCATTTTTTGACCGCAAAGAGTTTCAATAGCCTTGAATCCGGCGGACGCATTGTGATTCATGAAATGCTCTATAACGATGAGAAAAATGGTCCTTTTGCATCCGCTGCTTACAGTATGATAATGATGGGCTGGACCGAGGGCAAGCAATACTCCGGTCTGGAATTGTCAACCATGCTGAAGGAAATAGGCTTTGAGGACATTCAAATCCACAAAGCCTTCGGCTACTACAGTATCGTAACTGGGCGAAAGCCCTAGTTTTTGCTTAAGTTACTATGAGAAGTGAGTTAAGGTTTGGTTTACGCTTTTAATCTCAGCAAACGTCATGTTTAGGGAAAATTTTGGACCGACTTCTTATTTTCCGGATATTAATTGATAGTATCCGTTTCACCATTTACCTGGGAGGCGAGAGCTATAGCAAGACTTTTTAGTTTGTCCAGGTCTTCAAGTCCGTCGAGAAATCGTTTCGGAATACCAGAGAAACCTAC includes the following:
- a CDS encoding methyltransferase — encoded protein: MTQDVASNIQAPRVDDRPVWDVIFAVYGYPALLLAHRLKVFALLAAGPRTVEDICSSLNIKQRPAEAILTVATALGFLSLQEERYSLTAVAEEYLLEKSPNYFGFFWDLMIDNYQVCSFSTLEKAILTDSPQVYGGGDIFKSHEEQIELLHRFTRGMHSFSITAAFVWPEVIDFSQHRVMLDVAGGSAAHSIGAASKLQNLKVIFLDFRQVCEVAQEYINQYSLQERIKTQEINIWSDHWPSADLHFFSDVYHHWMPEKCHFLTAKSFNSLESGGRIVIHEMLYNDEKNGPFASAAYSMIMMGWTEGKQYSGLELSTMLKEIGFEDIQIHKAFGYYSIVTGRKP